In Halomonas qaidamensis, the genomic stretch CCGCCAGCGCGCCGCTACTGTCAGATTGTGCTGCGCTAATGCCGCCATCGCCACGGTTCGAAAACGCGGAAATGTCACGTCAAACTGCGTGCTAGCGGTATTCAAATCGGCGCTTTCTGCGACCTCTGCAAATATCGGCTCTTGCAGATTGTCGCGAGGTAGCTCGCTACTCCATGACCCACCGCTTAACGTGCCTTCGTTGACGTAGTTGGGCCAACAAAACGTGCTGTGTCTATCGCTCATATCAGCCCCATAGCGTCAGTGTGAGACGATTGTTGGAGGCATCTATCTCTCTGCCTACAATCAGAAAATTACGGCCAGCGCTGTAGCCAAGGCGCGGCGTTTCCAATCGCAGTCCTTTGCCAATGCGCAGGCCTGCGGCGCTCGTTACGCGGGCCTCAACTGTCACGCTATCCCGCCGCACGGACGTTAGCGCCAGCACACGATCCGCCACCGCTTTACCTTCTGCTCTAGTCGCTAGCCGTGAGCTAATGCGCAATTCACCCGCCAGCGGGTGGCGGGCCTGCGTTGCCGTGCTGGTGGCCACCGCTTCACGCACCGCTTTTTCAAGCCGCGCGCGCCTGCCTTCCGTGACCGCGCCCGCCAAATCGGTTTGCGTTACCTCAATCGGGTCGGCTTCCACCACCACCGCCCCCACTGGCAGCCCGTTATCGCCCGCGCCTGTTGCCTCGCGTGTGATTTGCAGGATCTGGTGTTTGCGTAGCGTCAATACTGGGGCAGTGGGTGGCTCAATGACGCCCGCACGAATAGTGCCGGTGGCATCGATGCGCCAGTAGCCGCCCACGCTGACAGCAATGCGGTCGAGCAGATCCGCTGTGCTGGTTTCGTCGGTGACCAGCATGCGCAACTGTCCCAAGGCGTTGAGCGTGGCAACGTCATCGCTGTGTAGCGTTTGCCCTGCATCGCTGGCTATCGCGGCCATCACATCACCCGCTAACTGCTGAGCGCCGTTGGCGGCCACCGTTAACTGCCCGCTGGGCGGCGTGCCGAGACGTATATAGCCCTGGTAGCGCCGCCACTTGCCGCGCGGCGGCTGCCAGTCTTCCCAAAATCCAGGCAGCGGGCCTTCATTTTCCAGGTCTTCCGCGCTGTCGTACGTGCCTGCAAAATCTAGCCGCACGCCGTTGTCGTACACAGCGATAACGGTGCAATCAATGTCGCTAATCTGATAAATCAGCTTTTGCTCATTGACTAACACCGGCGCGGCGTTACGGGTTTGCCCATACAGGCGCGGCTTGACGGTGCCGCCTATGTCGTCGTCGGTACCCTCAAGCCCATCGGGCGCAACGTTCGTGCCTGCGTAGCGGGTGTTGGGGTGCGGTAACTGCAGTAACTCAATCGGGTCACGCAACGTAATCGACACAATGCCGCGCTCAAACCCAACGCGGGACACGGTGCCGCGCCAGGCTTCCTCGACGCCGTCATCCGTCGCGAGCGATAAAACGGCTACGCGGCCATCCATCGCCACGTCTGCGAGATAATCAAAGCGGCCATCGACGTTAATCAGCGTGGTTTCGCCGTAGCCAGAGCGCGAGGCATTACGGATAATATCGCCCGCAAATAGCCCTGCCCTATATAGCCCCGCTTGCTGAATACCCACCCGCCAGCCGTAGCCGTCGGGGTCGCGATACTCCCCAGACGCAAAGCGCAGCGTGACCGTCGCGCCCGCATCGTCTAGCGCATCGTCTATCCGTAGTAGCCAGATCATCGACGCGCCCCCTCAAGCCGCGCCTTGCTCGCCATCGTGCCAAGCGCCGCGTTGCTCTTTTTCTGCTCGTTGATTTGCCCGTTAAAGCCTGCCTGCTGAACTGCGACGGCGGCGGCGGCATGACGGTTATTTTCTTCCTGCAAGCGCTTGTTTTCCTTGCGTGATTCTTGCAATTCGCGCTTAACGTCTTGCAGCACCTGCAGCACGTCATTACTGCCTAGCTGGGGGAATTGCGGTAGAGGCATATCAGGCATGGGCAGCTCTAGCGGGCCATCAGGGATGCGCATCAATCCAGTGGCGTCAACGCCCAGTCGCCCGCCATCGCCACGCGATAGCGGCACAATCGCCTCCGGGTCTGCCTCGCCCATCAATCCCATGTCGAACAGCGTTGGGCTTGAGACGATAGAGTTAGTCGCTACTCTGCCCATCTCGAAGACGCCGCCCTTCGCAAACGGCGCGGCTTTTCCAGTTGCCTCTTTGTAGTCTCGCCGCGACTGCACGATGCTGTCGTTAAAGCTGCTGATTAAGCTGTTAGCGTTTTCTAGACGCTCCCTCAAGCTGTCTAGCTGAGCCATCTCAATCGAATGCCGGCGCAATATTTCTTGCGAACGGACACGTTCAGCGACGGTTTCAACATGCGTCGCAGACCACATGCCTTTTGACTGCTTCTCACGCTGCGCAACCCACTTATCAAACTCTGACTGACTCATCGCGCCTAGATTTGCATCACGCAGCGTGCCGACAAAGCGGTCAAAGTCGGACTCCCAGCCCTCCCAGTTGGCCTGATTCCCGTCTTTAGCTGTATGCCAGCCGTCAAGCCCATCTTTTAAATCAAGCTGAGCGCGGTACTTGACCTGCCCCATGTTGATGCCTTTGTACGCATCGTTGATCCTGTCTATCTCACCGCGCACAGCGCCGCGCTCACCCAGCTGCTGATTGCGACGATCCAGCGTCATACCTGCTTGAGCTGCAATCTCTGCACCCTTACGCTCGCGCTCGATGCGAGCTATATCGGCTTGAGCGACACCCAGCGCATTGATCGAGTCTTTCAGGCTAACGATGTTGCTGTTTAGCCCTACAAACTGATCAGTTGTGCGACTCATCTCGCCCACTAAGCCATTTAGCGATGCTAGCTGATCGTAAGCTCGCTCTTCCAAGCTCTTGGTGTTGTCTTCTGTCCCTTCTCCCGTTCGCGCCAGCGCTTCTAACCGATCAATCGTCCCGCTACCATCCTCGTCTAGCTTACCGAAAATGTTGCGCAACTCCTTATCAGTCGCCATGCCGCTAAACGCTTTGCTGAACTCCTTGTAATCAATCAGACCATCAAGACTTGTATCAATGTCGCTAAACATCGGCGAAAGCGCGCTTCCGATGCCTTTAGCAAGCCCCGCCAAGCGGCTGTTAGTCGCGCCCTGTCGGCTCCATATCCGGTGCCCGTTCACGTCCGTTTTATTCAGCAGCGAGTTGATTTGTCCGTCAGTTGCCAGACCTTTTAACGCGGCCCGAACCTCTGCCTGCGTCAACTGCTCTTTGCCCAGCCGCTTCGACTCTTTTGTTAGCACTCCCGCTAAAATGCTGTCAGTGGGCATACCCGCAATAACGACACTCTCTAAGCCGCTGATAACGCCGTCGGCATTTAGATCCACTGCGCGCACAATCCTGCGCAGCTGTTGATCAGTCGCGATGCCGTCTAAGCCTTTTGACAGCTCGGCAAACGTCAATTTGCCGTCTAAATTGCCGTCGAGCATGTCAAACGCAGGGTTCAGGCTCTTAGCAATACCGCCCGCCAAGCCACCCACGCGCTTGTTCGTTAGCTCTTGTCGGGTAACGATGCCATCGCCGTTTACATCGACCTCGCGTATCAAGCGGTCAATTTCGGCATCGGTGGCAATGGGTGATAGTGCGGTGCGAATCTGCGCATGAGTCAGCTGGTTTTTGTCCAGCTCATTCATTTTGTTACGCAGCGCGGTGCCCAAAATGCTATCAGTCGGCATCTCGGCAATGATGACGTTTTCTAACCCGCTGATAACGCCGTCACCGTTTAGATCTACCGCGCGCATAATCGCGCGAAGCTCGGCGTTGGTGGCTTTGCCGCCCATTACTTTAGCAAGCTGGTCCCGCGTCAAAACGCCGCCAATTCCATCTTCAAGCGAGCCAAAATAACTAGACAGGCTGCCCGAAATGCCGCCCGCCAAGCCGCCCACGCGCTTGTTCGTTAGCTCTTGTCGGGTAATGATGCCATCGCCGTTTACATCGACCTCGCGTATCAAGCGGTCAATTTCGGCATCCGTGGCAATAGGCGATAGCGCGTTGCGGATCTGCGCATGAGTCAGCTGGTTTTTATCCAGCTCGTTCATTTTTCCGCGCAGCACGTTGCCCAAAATGCTGTCGGTGGGCATGCCCGCAATGATGACACTCTCTAAGCCGCTGATAACGCCGTCACCGTTCAGATCCACCGCGCGCATAATGCTGCGCAGCTCTTTGTCGGTCGCGATGCCATCTAGGCCTTTTGACAGCTCGGCAAACGTTAATTTGCCGTCTAAATTGCCGTCGAGCATGTCAAACGCAGGGTTTAGGCTCTTAGCAATACCGCCCGCCAAGCCGCCCACACGCTTGTTCGTTAGCTCTTGTCGGGTAACGATGCCATCGCCGTTTACGTCCACTTCGCGTATCAAGCGGTCAATTTCGGCATCGGTGGCGATGGGTGATAGTGCAGTGCGGATCTGCGCATGAGTCAGCTGGTTTTTGTCCAGCTCATTCATTTTGTTACGCAGCACCGTGCCTAGTACGGCATCTGTAGGTAGCGACTGAATGATGACGCTCTCTAAGCCATCCATCACGCCGTCGCCGTTGAGGTCTACCGCGCGCATAATCGCCTGCAGCTCGGCATCCGTCGCTTTACCGCTCATCACGATAGCGAGCTGCTCGCGTGTTAGCACGCCGTCGATACCGCCCGCCAGGGTAGTAAAGTAGCCTGCCAAGTTGCCCGCGATTTTGCTCGGATTGTCACCTCGCAACACATCGCCCAATTGGCTGCTAATGCCCTGGGTCTGCTCGCGTAATGCTTGTTTAATCTCCTCTGCTATGTACTCTTCCGGACTGATCTGCTCCGGAAGCGCTTCCAGCGCGGCTAGCACATCATCACGAATCGCTTGCCCCGCCGTGCCGCTGGCGTTGTAGGTGTCGTTGGCTTGCAGCACACGGTCGGCGTATTGCGTGATTGACTGTAGCGCGTCGCGGTCGCCGCTTCGCGCTAGCTCCAATTGCCGGTCAAGCTGCGCTTGGGCTTCGCCCAGGTTGGAGCGCGGCGTGCCGCCGGTGGCGTTTTGCTGGTCTACCCACGCGTTAATACCGTTAAACGTGCTAGCTAGCTGGTCGCTCACCTGCGCTAGCGAGGCGGCATAGTTTTTAGCCGCGCCGATGGCGTTTTGCTTGGCTTGGGTTTCGTCCTCAATTGACCAGATAACGCGCTGCGTTTCATGCAACAGCGGGTCAATGCTGAGCAA encodes the following:
- a CDS encoding EF-hand domain-containing protein; the encoded protein is MGGLAGGISGSLSSYFGSLEDGIGGVLTRDQLAKVMGGKATNAELRAIMRAVDLNGDGVISGLENVIIAEMPTDSILGTALRNKMNELDKNQLTHAQIRTALSPIATDAEIDRLIREVDVNGDGIVTRQELTNKRVGGLAGGIAKSLNPAFDMLDGNLDGKLTFAELSKGLDGIATDQQLRRIVRAVDLNADGVISGLESVVIAGMPTDSILAGVLTKESKRLGKEQLTQAEVRAALKGLATDGQINSLLNKTDVNGHRIWSRQGATNSRLAGLAKGIGSALSPMFSDIDTSLDGLIDYKEFSKAFSGMATDKELRNIFGKLDEDGSGTIDRLEALARTGEGTEDNTKSLEERAYDQLASLNGLVGEMSRTTDQFVGLNSNIVSLKDSINALGVAQADIARIERERKGAEIAAQAGMTLDRRNQQLGERGAVRGEIDRINDAYKGINMGQVKYRAQLDLKDGLDGWHTAKDGNQANWEGWESDFDRFVGTLRDANLGAMSQSEFDKWVAQREKQSKGMWSATHVETVAERVRSQEILRRHSIEMAQLDSLRERLENANSLISSFNDSIVQSRRDYKEATGKAAPFAKGGVFEMGRVATNSIVSSPTLFDMGLMGEADPEAIVPLSRGDGGRLGVDATGLMRIPDGPLELPMPDMPLPQFPQLGSNDVLQVLQDVKRELQESRKENKRLQEENNRHAAAAVAVQQAGFNGQINEQKKSNAALGTMASKARLEGARR